One Klebsiella electrica genomic window, CGGCCAAAGCAGAAGGTGTGTTACGAAACCGGTAAAGCAGCGCAAACTGAGTATGAAGTGCTGGAGTATGCCGACGATAACAGCGCCCGCGTGCGCCTGAAGCCGATTACCGGGCGTTCACATCAGCTGCGCGTACATATGCTGGCGCTGGGCCATCCGATTCTTGGCGATCGCTTTTATGCGACGCCAGAGGCGCTGGCGATGGCCCCACGGCTGCTGCTGCACGCCGAAACGCTGACCATTACCCATCCGGCCTACGGCAACGCGATGACCTTTCGCGCGCCCGTCGATTTCTGATCGGGTGTTTACCCCGGGTGGCGGCGCATACGCCTTACCCGGGCTACACGTTCTGACTACCGGCGGTTAATCGCGGGCAAACCACGCATCGATCATCTGCTCAACGCGGGCGACAACCTCTTCGTCATCATGGCGATGCAGGCTCTCGCAGGTCTGAGCGGCATCATCGCACAGCAGGCAACGGCGCGTACTTTCATCCTGCACCTGCCGGCCTTGTTGCGGACAAATCACTTCGATATTCCATAAGCGGCCAAGCGGATGAGTCTGTAGCAGCTCCGTGCATAGCGCCTTGACCTCGCTGGCAGAATGCTCAACGCACCACAGCGCCTCCGGCCCGGTTGGCAACCACAGCACCTGACGGTCCAGCGTTTTCCAGCGGCGCTTCCACAACAGCTGGTCGCAGGCCTGCAGCGCCACGCCCATCATATTGCGATAGCGGATGCTGTCTTTTACCGCGCCCGGCGTCACCAGCGTCAGCGCAATGACCGGTTGTTGATAATGGCCAAGCCACTCGGCCTGGCGCGCTGCACGCTGCGCTTTCGTCGCCAGCTCGGTTTCTACGCTGGCGCCCGCACGGGCGGGAGTATCCACAGACATTAATTCCTCTCCTTCACTTGATAAAATGACGACGACAAAGCCGCCGCCGCGATAGCGGATTACGCTGCTGATTGTATCGCTAAACGAACAGAATTTAGGGCACGGGACAAAGAAATTTTCTTCGTCCCGTGGAGGAAAATTGCAGGTTTTCCTGTTAGCGCAGAGCTAAATCATGCCAGGAAATGACTGAGGAACAGCAAACCCAATGAAACATTAATCGCGCCGCCAATACGGGTGGCGATTTGGGCGAACGGCATCAGGCTCATACGGTTGCCGGAGGTCAGAATCGCCACATCGCCGGTGCCTCCCTGACCACTCTGGCAGCAGGAGACAATCGCCACATCAATCGGGTGCATGCCTGTCTTTTTACCGACCAGGAACCCGGTCGCCACCAACGCCGAGACGGTGCTGACGATCACCAGCAGATTCGTTATCGTAAAGGCGTTCACCAGCTCCTGCCACGGGGTAATGGCCACACCCACGGCAAACAGAATCGGGTAGGTCACCGCGGTGCGAAAGAATTTGTAGACCATCTGCGATCCTTCCTGCAGGCGCGGCGAGACGCCGTTAACCAGTTTGAGCAG contains:
- the citX gene encoding citrate lyase holo-[acyl-carrier protein] synthase, which codes for MSVDTPARAGASVETELATKAQRAARQAEWLGHYQQPVIALTLVTPGAVKDSIRYRNMMGVALQACDQLLWKRRWKTLDRQVLWLPTGPEALWCVEHSASEVKALCTELLQTHPLGRLWNIEVICPQQGRQVQDESTRRCLLCDDAAQTCESLHRHDDEEVVARVEQMIDAWFARD